A genomic segment from Meiothermus sp. CFH 77666 encodes:
- a CDS encoding dipeptidase translates to MSWKDYLTLHQATHLEDFRTFLSIPSISAQPAHRDDVRRAAEWLAARFKQAGFLHAEVLPTAGHPVVLAEYCPYPDRPTLLYYGHYDVQPADNPERWNSPPFEPTVVDGRIVARGASDMKGQVMAFLLAAEALIASGQLQLNVKALIEGEEEISSPSLPAFIEQHKERLRCDMIINGDSGQLSETVPLLGLGVRGICGLEFDLTGPSHDLHSGTWGGQVQNPLHAMAELIASLHNPDGSVAVKGFYDDVEPLSPELREWYQKIPWNEEEMRQKLGVSEFYGEAGYGPWERTTGRPTLEVNGMWGGYTGPGGMTVIPSTAHAKITCRLVPHQNPEKIVSLVKAHLETHLPKGVRLTVRVKESGARAFRMRADHPGCAAAREVLAELYGVPPVETMFGGSVPILGTLKELLGHDPVSFGFGLEDELIHSPNEFFRLSSFEKGKQGYAMLLGRLAR, encoded by the coding sequence ATGAGCTGGAAAGACTACCTGACCCTTCACCAGGCCACCCACCTCGAGGACTTCCGCACCTTTCTCTCGATCCCCAGTATCTCCGCCCAGCCCGCCCACCGGGACGACGTTCGCCGGGCCGCAGAGTGGCTGGCTGCGCGTTTCAAGCAGGCCGGTTTCCTGCATGCCGAGGTTCTGCCCACCGCAGGGCATCCGGTGGTGCTGGCCGAGTACTGCCCCTACCCGGACAGGCCCACGCTGCTCTACTACGGCCACTACGACGTACAGCCCGCCGACAACCCCGAGCGCTGGAACTCTCCGCCCTTCGAGCCCACCGTGGTAGATGGGCGCATTGTGGCGCGGGGGGCCTCGGACATGAAAGGCCAGGTAATGGCCTTTTTGCTGGCTGCGGAGGCGCTGATTGCCAGCGGTCAACTGCAACTCAACGTCAAGGCCCTGATTGAGGGGGAAGAGGAGATCAGCAGCCCCAGCCTGCCCGCTTTTATCGAGCAGCACAAAGAGCGCCTGCGCTGCGACATGATTATCAACGGCGACAGCGGCCAGCTTTCCGAGACGGTGCCCCTGCTGGGACTGGGGGTGCGGGGCATCTGCGGCCTCGAGTTCGACCTCACCGGCCCCAGCCACGACCTGCACTCCGGCACCTGGGGCGGCCAGGTGCAAAACCCCCTGCACGCGATGGCTGAACTGATTGCCTCGTTGCACAACCCCGATGGCAGCGTAGCGGTAAAGGGCTTTTACGACGACGTGGAGCCCCTCAGCCCCGAGCTGCGGGAGTGGTACCAAAAAATCCCCTGGAACGAAGAAGAGATGCGCCAGAAGTTGGGGGTGAGCGAGTTCTACGGCGAAGCCGGCTACGGCCCCTGGGAGCGCACCACCGGGCGGCCTACCCTCGAGGTCAACGGCATGTGGGGCGGCTACACCGGCCCCGGCGGCATGACCGTAATCCCCTCCACCGCCCACGCCAAGATTACCTGCCGCCTGGTGCCCCACCAGAACCCCGAAAAGATTGTTTCGCTGGTCAAGGCCCACCTGGAAACCCACCTGCCCAAAGGGGTGCGCCTCACGGTGCGGGTCAAGGAGTCGGGCGCTAGGGCCTTCCGCATGCGGGCCGACCACCCGGGTTGCGCGGCTGCCAGGGAAGTGCTCGCCGAACTCTATGGCGTGCCCCCGGTCGAGACCATGTTTGGCGGCTCGGTGCCCATCCTGGGCACCCTCAAGGAGCTGCTGGGCCACGACCCGGTGAGCTTTGGTTTTGGCCTCGAGGACGAGCTCATCCACTCGCCCAACGAGTTCTTCCGGCTTTCCAGCTTCGAGAAGGGCAAGCAGGGCTACGCCATGTTGCTGGGTCGGCTGGCCCGGTAG
- the trxA gene encoding thioredoxin — translation MATNDNISVCIHCGAKNRLSTPPAGQVPVCGACKKPLPWLVNANQGLTPELNASVPVLVDFWAEWCGPCRVIAPVLEEIAREYAGKLKIVKLNVDHHPLAQSAYHVQGIPTLILFKDGQPVERVVGAAPKHLLLQKLQPHL, via the coding sequence ATGGCTACAAACGACAATATCTCCGTTTGCATCCATTGCGGTGCCAAAAACCGCCTCAGCACACCCCCTGCGGGCCAGGTGCCGGTCTGCGGGGCCTGCAAAAAGCCCTTGCCCTGGCTGGTCAACGCCAACCAGGGACTGACCCCCGAGCTAAACGCTTCGGTGCCGGTGCTGGTAGACTTCTGGGCCGAGTGGTGCGGGCCCTGCCGGGTGATTGCGCCGGTGCTCGAGGAAATTGCCCGCGAGTACGCAGGCAAGCTCAAGATCGTGAAGCTCAACGTGGACCATCACCCCCTGGCCCAGAGTGCCTACCACGTGCAGGGCATCCCCACCCTGATTTTGTTCAAGGATGGGCAGCCCGTGGAGCGCGTGGTGGGCGCTGCGCCCAAGCACCTGCTGCTGCAAAAACTACAACCCCACTTGTAA
- a CDS encoding type II toxin-antitoxin system PemK/MazF family toxin produces MQRGELWWVDLPAPRGSESAYTRPALIIQSDLYTRSALKTVVVVMLTSNLALAAAPGNVFLQAGSAGLRRDSVINVTQTVTLDKQFFIERIGTVDARTMELVESGIKRVLGLR; encoded by the coding sequence GTGCAAAGAGGTGAGCTTTGGTGGGTGGACTTGCCCGCACCTCGAGGCTCGGAGTCGGCCTACACCCGCCCCGCCCTGATTATCCAGTCCGACCTGTACACCCGCAGCGCCCTCAAGACCGTGGTGGTGGTAATGCTCACCAGCAACCTGGCCCTGGCTGCCGCCCCCGGAAATGTGTTTCTTCAGGCAGGTTCGGCGGGTTTGCGCCGTGACTCGGTGATCAACGTGACGCAGACCGTCACCCTCGATAAACAGTTTTTTATAGAGCGTATCGGTACCGTAGATGCCCGAACCATGGAGCTGGTGGAGTCGGGGATTAAGCGGGTGTTGGGTTTGAGGTAA
- a CDS encoding Hsp20/alpha crystallin family protein, giving the protein MIRYNPFREIEQLQNALLRNFFTPTTESANTPLVDALEDAQGVHLAVYLPGVEPSQVEVTTENNTLTIRAERPFNKPENANQWRLEGVYGKFERSFVVPNTYDLSKIEASFKHGILYLDIPKAEAAQPRRIEVRTNS; this is encoded by the coding sequence ATGATTAGATACAACCCATTCCGTGAAATCGAACAACTCCAGAATGCGCTGCTGCGTAACTTCTTCACCCCCACTACTGAAAGCGCCAACACCCCGTTGGTGGATGCCCTCGAGGATGCCCAGGGGGTACATTTGGCGGTCTACCTGCCGGGTGTGGAACCCAGCCAGGTCGAGGTAACCACCGAGAACAACACCCTCACCATCCGGGCCGAGCGCCCCTTCAACAAACCCGAGAATGCCAACCAGTGGCGGCTGGAGGGGGTCTATGGCAAGTTCGAGCGCAGCTTCGTGGTGCCCAACACCTACGACCTGAGCAAGATTGAGGCCAGCTTCAAGCACGGCATTCTGTACCTCGACATTCCCAAAGCTGAAGCGGCCCAGCCCCGTCGCATTGAGGTGCGTACTAACTCCTAA
- the clpB gene encoding ATP-dependent chaperone ClpB: MNLERWTEQARQAIAQTQVLARENSNQQMDVGHLASVLFRDPSGLPAQLLKRAGQNLQAVQQAASRDLGSYPRVSGAEGGQYLSGKLSSVLERSEKLAAEFKDKFVAIDTLTLALAETGYGGLNASAIRSALLEMRGGKKVESEHAEGTYNALEQYGIDLTKLAEQGKLDPVIGRDEEIRRTIQILLRRTKNNPVLIGEPGVGKTAIAEGLAQRIVKGDVPEGLKGKRIVSLQMGSLLAGAKYRGEFEERLKAVMQETIQSAGQIILFIDELHTVVGAGKAEGAVDAGNMLKPALARGELHLIGATTLDEYREIEKDAALERRFQPVFVDEPSVEDTVSILRGIKEKYEVHHGVRISDPALIAAAQLSHRYISDRRLPDKAIDLIDEAAARLRMALESSPESIDTLNRKKLQLEIEREALKKETDAESKFRLGELEKEIAELTEEIRKQQAEWEAEREVMQKLRAAQQRLDEVRTQIEQAERAYDLNKAAQLRYGELPRLEQEVNELSDRMAGARFVRPMVAEEDIAGIVSRWTGIPVSKLMEGEREKLLRLEEELHTRVVGQDEAISAVADAIRRARAGLKDPSRPIGSFLFLGPTGVGKTELAKTLAASLFDTEENMVRIDMSEYQEKHTVARLIGAPPGYVGYEEGGQLTEAVRRRPYSVILFDEIEKAHPDVFNTLLQVLDDGRLTDGQGRTVDFRNTAIILTSNIGSPLIFEGIQSGQSYETIRERVFGILQQHFRPEFLNRLDEIVVFRPLERAQIAAIVEIQLKAVRQRLAERRIGLEMSPEALQFLAERGYDPVFGARPLKRVIQRELETPLSRKILSGEVPDGATVYVTTGPLGLQFETRKMAVA; this comes from the coding sequence ATGAACCTCGAGCGTTGGACCGAACAAGCCCGTCAAGCTATTGCCCAGACCCAGGTGCTGGCCAGGGAGAACTCGAACCAGCAGATGGATGTGGGGCATCTGGCCTCGGTGCTGTTCCGCGACCCCTCGGGGCTGCCGGCGCAGCTTTTGAAGCGGGCGGGGCAGAACCTGCAGGCGGTGCAGCAGGCCGCCAGCCGCGACCTGGGGAGCTACCCCAGGGTTTCCGGGGCCGAGGGGGGGCAGTATCTGTCGGGGAAGCTCTCGAGCGTCCTCGAGCGCTCGGAAAAACTGGCGGCAGAGTTCAAGGACAAGTTTGTCGCCATAGACACGCTCACCCTGGCCCTGGCCGAGACCGGCTACGGGGGGCTGAATGCTAGCGCCATACGGTCGGCGCTGCTGGAGATGAGGGGAGGTAAGAAGGTGGAATCCGAACATGCCGAAGGAACCTACAATGCCCTCGAGCAGTACGGTATAGACCTGACCAAACTGGCCGAGCAGGGCAAGCTCGACCCCGTGATTGGGCGCGACGAGGAAATCCGGCGCACCATCCAGATTTTGCTGCGCCGCACCAAGAACAACCCCGTGCTGATCGGCGAGCCGGGGGTGGGCAAGACCGCCATAGCCGAGGGGCTGGCCCAGCGCATCGTGAAGGGCGACGTGCCCGAGGGGCTCAAGGGCAAGCGCATTGTGAGCTTGCAGATGGGCTCCCTCTTGGCGGGCGCGAAGTACCGGGGCGAGTTCGAGGAGCGGCTCAAGGCGGTGATGCAGGAGACCATCCAGAGCGCGGGGCAGATTATTCTGTTCATTGACGAGCTGCACACCGTGGTGGGGGCCGGCAAGGCCGAGGGTGCGGTGGATGCGGGCAACATGCTCAAGCCCGCGCTGGCCCGGGGCGAGCTGCACCTGATTGGGGCCACCACCCTGGACGAGTACCGCGAAATCGAGAAGGACGCCGCCCTCGAGCGCCGCTTCCAACCGGTGTTTGTGGACGAGCCCAGCGTGGAAGACACCGTGAGCATCCTGCGCGGCATCAAGGAGAAGTACGAGGTGCACCACGGGGTGCGCATCTCCGACCCCGCCCTGATTGCCGCCGCCCAGCTCTCGCACCGCTACATCTCGGATCGCCGCCTGCCCGACAAGGCCATAGACCTGATCGACGAGGCCGCCGCCCGGCTGCGGATGGCGCTGGAAAGCAGCCCTGAATCCATAGACACCCTCAACCGCAAGAAACTCCAGCTCGAGATCGAACGTGAGGCCCTCAAGAAGGAGACCGACGCCGAGAGCAAGTTCCGGCTGGGCGAACTCGAAAAGGAAATTGCCGAACTCACCGAGGAGATTCGCAAGCAGCAGGCCGAATGGGAGGCCGAGCGCGAGGTGATGCAGAAGCTCCGCGCGGCCCAGCAGCGCCTGGATGAAGTCCGCACCCAGATCGAGCAGGCCGAGCGGGCCTACGACCTCAACAAGGCCGCCCAGCTTCGCTACGGCGAGCTGCCCCGGCTCGAGCAGGAGGTCAACGAGCTCTCCGACCGCATGGCGGGTGCCAGGTTCGTGCGGCCCATGGTGGCCGAGGAGGACATTGCGGGCATCGTGAGTCGCTGGACGGGTATTCCGGTGAGCAAGCTGATGGAGGGCGAACGGGAGAAGCTCCTGCGCCTCGAGGAGGAACTCCACACCCGCGTGGTGGGGCAGGACGAGGCCATCAGCGCGGTGGCGGACGCCATTCGCCGGGCCCGGGCGGGCCTCAAAGACCCGAGCCGCCCCATTGGCTCCTTCCTGTTCCTGGGCCCAACGGGCGTGGGCAAGACCGAGCTGGCCAAGACCCTGGCCGCGAGCCTCTTCGACACCGAAGAAAACATGGTGCGCATCGACATGTCGGAGTACCAGGAGAAACACACCGTGGCGCGGCTGATTGGGGCCCCTCCCGGCTATGTGGGCTACGAGGAGGGGGGCCAACTGACCGAGGCGGTGCGCCGCCGCCCCTACTCGGTCATCCTCTTCGACGAGATCGAGAAAGCCCACCCCGACGTGTTTAACACCCTGTTGCAGGTGCTCGACGATGGCCGCCTCACCGACGGGCAGGGCCGCACGGTGGACTTCCGCAACACCGCCATCATTCTCACCTCCAACATCGGCTCACCCCTCATCTTCGAGGGCATCCAGTCCGGCCAGAGCTACGAGACCATCCGCGAGCGGGTGTTTGGCATCCTGCAACAGCACTTCCGCCCCGAGTTCCTGAACCGCCTCGACGAGATTGTGGTCTTCCGCCCGCTCGAGCGCGCACAGATTGCCGCCATTGTGGAAATCCAGCTCAAAGCGGTACGCCAGCGGCTGGCCGAGCGGCGCATTGGCCTGGAAATGTCGCCCGAAGCCTTGCAGTTCCTGGCCGAGCGCGGCTACGACCCGGTGTTTGGGGCCCGGCCCCTCAAGCGGGTGATTCAGCGGGAGCTCGAGACCCCGCTCTCGCGCAAGATTCTCTCGGGTGAGGTGCCCGACGGCGCCACCGTCTACGTGACCACCGGCCCGCTGGGCTTGCAGTTCGAGACCCGTAAAATGGCAGTGGCATAA
- a CDS encoding DUF2513 domain-containing protein: MQLTKHQRRPRLELENPPRPDNLHALYRDTEDSIEQSQGMLKDWIRRISYNIDCMQRDMDLIRQILLRVEATNDRREEPNLVFDNYRSHQVAYHVWLLVDAGFLKGDVQYYQSDYVDFLVHSLTWKGHEFLDSTRDENIWSKTKGAAKTIGSFSVELIFDLAKGFLKQKAKELTGLDIG; encoded by the coding sequence ATGCAACTGACCAAACACCAACGCCGCCCCAGGCTGGAACTCGAGAACCCTCCCCGCCCCGACAACCTCCACGCCCTCTATCGGGATACAGAAGACTCTATTGAGCAAAGCCAGGGGATGCTAAAGGATTGGATCAGAAGGATTTCTTATAACATTGATTGTATGCAAAGAGACATGGATCTCATCAGACAAATTTTGCTGAGGGTAGAGGCTACAAATGATCGACGAGAGGAACCAAATTTAGTCTTTGATAACTACAGAAGCCATCAGGTTGCCTATCACGTCTGGTTACTCGTAGACGCCGGCTTCCTTAAGGGTGATGTCCAATACTATCAGAGTGATTATGTGGATTTTCTCGTACATTCTCTAACCTGGAAAGGTCATGAGTTTTTGGACAGCACTAGGGACGAAAACATATGGTCAAAAACCAAAGGAGCAGCGAAAACGATAGGGTCTTTTTCAGTTGAGCTCATATTTGACCTGGCCAAAGGCTTTCTCAAACAAAAAGCCAAAGAGTTAACTGGGCTGGATATAGGGTGA